The following proteins come from a genomic window of Anopheles ziemanni chromosome 3, idAnoZiCoDA_A2_x.2, whole genome shotgun sequence:
- the LOC131287600 gene encoding uncharacterized protein LOC131287600 — MLMLLLNLVFSLRVVLAQVETILDSSEYDDLGLPATTVRKPQIAGFLASDGTDLYPSMSMSNDGPSSSSYQRPAMANYESNPFIARAELYRKAAGAPRPQSPVQGQQQQQQQQQQGYDPRDGTPYTRDIAVKQGILRGSVRVMHPQSGLKNVDRYLGIPYAEAPVGSRRFMPPSAPIPWSGLKMATKLSPVCPQNLPSLTNANNNYSKGRYDQIKRLLPFLKSENEDCLYLNLYVPSYEGIGPQSKYPVIVYIHGESYEWNSGNPYDGSILASYGQVIVVTLNFRLGILGFMKPGISDHTTSNFGLLDQIAALQWIKENIGAFGGDPKLVTVMGHSTGAACVNFLMVSPVAKGLFHRAVLMSGSALSDWALTQHPLQATMQVLQGLNCPLNGENDEVTACLRRKRYSEILGVKTASPQFSTRFGPIVDGLVIPNLPHKVMGQYSDIFSGYDLLYGMTELESYHILNAVALTYGLLENERDHLLRFYMQNRFEIRPDLALAATLREYTDIYMDPNKALADEHRDNLLEILSDARVAAPMVQTGLYLSKVNPKCYMYVFGHNSEAGEYGRLSQSVVGEDLAYVFGAPLGQVGPFQHHYNARERLFSEAVMKYFSNFAKTGNPKAPWKDLFLNLNPEDWSYYDVDWPEYNSVNQSYLHMGITPVVGHRYRQKYMKYWNEQLPEELKKITSSKTHAPYSDFFNPTTKGIAGQGSRVRGGTTPNPDAYPTGHINVYPIRVDIERPTEDPFRELLYRMKDPLAGPGMYNAPATSSVAAIPSGHDKGPAQLATSVELQKHQKHLQQQQQGRDGFGPDSADLDGNAADLMKSESTLTFLIAIAIVFLLFNIFVVVAYLVRRHLAANQSGPAGRKVVKRKYDDAMLESAAAAVVSGVALGEKEDPCGPHHPLHHHHHHHHLPHLQQGGGGYILEHSPSTAAMMLRKSNSYEPVAKQHFVDPPPEGAPIGCSSEAGSLGLDAVDSHTKVCDWMVASAGCPRVVPPVVPPHKISVAIDATPQARSNSVLRQEPIEITKAKSFEYGSMDEADGCDLPDGQPCSHSGSQSTGTGSTASSSYSSSATTEEAKPTIYYNYPDRQPPPFAAEHALEEVTSFIEPEHDPSNDINVTCRDASIEKDPLSPEEALRVIQRRNFPKVLPDHPRSGGATIGASMKRRSLPPQSLYGPLPHGTHSLRRDATNGGRLVPAPPPRICSTLGRQARTSKNFISSPPIVAEEPPVAEEPPIALNTLHVGPLLPTHQESTYMTMSRQNSVSSECDPTVPSQEGDEQEEATPPVDIICIEHKPESHYSYVRPVALMRTPSSFKCPELVRPLDDGAQRAVDGGSLDADDASRVPERDKLSSDSSATDTTSGSTGTIKKL; from the exons ATGCTAATGCTCCTGTTGAACCTGGTGTTTTCGCTGCGTGTGGTCCTCGCGCAAGTGGAAACCATCCTCGACAGCAGTGAGTACGACGATCTGGGACTGCCGGCGACAACGGTACGCAAGCCACAGATCGCCGGATTTCTCGCGAGTGACGGAACCGACCTCTACCCATCGATGTCGATGTCCAACGATGgtccttcctcctcctcctatcAACGTCCAGCGATGGCGAATTACGAAAGCAATCCGTTCATCGCACGGGCTGAGCTCTACCGAAAGGCTGCCGGTGCTCCACGACCACAAAGCCCTGTCCAgggacagcagcagcaacaacagcagcagcaacagggcTATGATCCGCGCGACGGAACGCCCTACACGCGGGACATCGCCGTCAAGCAGGGCATCCTGCGGGGCTCTGTGCGCGTTATGCACCCACAGTCCGGCCTGAAGAACGTCGACCGGTATTTGGGCATACCGTATGCGGAGGCACCGGTCGGGTCCCGACGGTTCATGCCTCCCAGTGCTCCCATTCCCTGGAGTGGGTTGAAGATGGCGACAAAGCTGTCACCGGTCTGCCCGCAGAACCTGCCGAGTCTGACCAACGCGAACAACAACTACTCCAAGGGCCGGTACGACCAGATCAAGCGACTACTGCCCTTCCTGAAGTCGGAAAACGAGGACTGTCTCTACCTGAACCTGTACGTCCCGAGCTATG AAGGCATTGGACCGCAGAGCAAATATCCAGTGATCGTGTACATCCACGGCGAGTCGTACGAATGGAACAGCGGCAACCCATACGATGGATCCATCCTGGCGAGCTACGGTCAGGTGATAGTGGTGACACTCAACTTCCGCCTCGGCATCCTCG GATTCATGAAGCCCGGCATCAGCGACCACACGACGAGCAACTTTGGCCTGTTGGACCAAATCGCCGCCCTGCAGTGGATCAAGGAGAATATCGGTGCGTTCGGGGGCGACCCCAAGCTGGTGACGGTGATGGGCCACAGTACGGGGGCAGCCTGCGTCAACTTCCTGATGGTGTCGCCGGTGGCCAAAGGCCTCTTCCACCGGGCGGTCCTGATGTCCGGTTCGGCCCTGTCGGACTGGGCGCTCACGCAACATCCGCTCCAAGCAACCATGCAGGTCCTGCAGGGACTGAACTGTCCGCTGAACGGCGAGAACGACGAGGTCACCGCGTGCTTGCGCCGGAAGCGCTACAGCGAAATTCTGGGCGTAAAAACGGCCTCCCCGCAGTTCTCCACACGCTTCGGGCCCATCGTGGACGGGCTGGTTATCCCGAACCTGCCGCACAAAGTCATGGGCCAGTACAGTGACATTTTTAGTGG ATACGACCTGCTGTACGGCATGACCGAGCTGGAGTCCTATCACATCCTGAATGCGGTTGCGCTCACGTACGGCCTGCTGGAGAACGAAAGAGACCATTTATTGCGCTTTTACATGCAGAATCGGTTCGAGATTCGGCCCGACCTCGCCCTGGCCGCCACACTCCGGGA GTACACCGACATCTACATGGATCCGAACAAGGCCCTGGCCGACGAGCATCGGGACAATCTGCTCGAGATACTGTCCGATGCGCGCGTCGCCGCCCCGATGGTCCAGACCGGGCTCTATCTGTCGAAGGTCAACCCCAAGTGCTACATGTACGTGTTCGGCCACAATAGTGAGGCTGGGGAGTACGGACGG CTTTCCCAGAGCGTCGTCGGGGAGGATCTGGCGTACGTTTTTGGAGCACCACTTGGTCAGGTTGGTCCATTCCAGCACCACTACAACGCCCGCGAGCGACTGTTTTCCGAAGCAGTGATGAAGTATTTTTCCAACTTTGCCAAAACGGG AAATCCAAAAGCACCGTGGAAAGACCTGTTTCTGAATCTCAATCCGGAAGATTGGTCGTACTACGACGTCGACTGGCCGGAGTACAACAGCGTAAACCAGAGCTACCTTCACATGGGCATCACGCCCGTCGTGGGCCATCGTTACCGGCAGAAGTACATGAAGTACTGGAACGAGCAGCTCCCGGAGGAGCTGAAGAAGATCACGAGCTCTAAGACTCACGCGCCGTACTCGGATTTCTTCAATCCCACCACGAAGGGTATCGCTGGGCAGGGGAGTCGCGTGCGGGGAGGTACCACACCGAACCCGGACGCGTATCCCACCGGGCACATTAACGTCTATCCGATACGGGTGGACATCGAGCGTCCGACGGAAGACCCGTTTAGGGAGCTGCTCTATCGAATGAAGGACCCGCTGGCTGGCCCGGGGATGTACAATGCTCCGGCGACCTCGTCCGTCGCCGCCATTCCGTCCGGCCACGACAAGGGTCCCGCCCAGCTGGCCACGAGCGTTGAGCTGCAAAAGCACCAGAAACatctgcagcaacagcaacagggACGCGATGGGTTCGGCCCGGACTCGGCGGATCTGGATGGCAACGCGGCGGATCTAATGAAGAGTGAGTCAACGCTCACGTTCCTGATCGCGATCGCCATCGTGTTTCTGCTGTTCAATATCTTCGTCGTCGTGGCGTACCTCGTGCGGCGTCATCTGGCGGCCAACCAGAGTGGCCCAGCCGGGCGGAAGGTGGTCAAGCGGAAGTACGACGACGCGATGCTGGAGAGTGCGGCCGCTGCCGTCGTGTCCGGCGTTGCGTTGGGCGAAAAGGAAGACCCCTGTGGGCCACATCACCCGctgcaccatcatcaccatcatcatcatctgcccCATCTGCAGCAAGGTGGTGGCGGGTACATACTGGAGCACAGTCCCTCGACCGCGGCCATGATGCTGCGGAAGTCCAACTCCTACGAACCGGTGGCGAAGCAGCACTTCGTTGACCCACCGCCAGAGGGCGCACCGATCGGTTGCTCATCGGAAGCGGGTTCGCTTGGGCTCGATGCGGTTGACTCGCACACGAAGGTTTGCGACTGGATGGTGGCCTCGGCAGGCTGTCCGCGCGTTGTTCCTCCCGTCGTTCCTCCACACAAAATCAGTGTGGCCATCGACGCGACACCACAAGCGCGAAGTAACAGCGTCCTCCGGCAGGAACCGATCGAGATCACCAAGGCGAAGTCGTTCGAATACGGCTCGATGGACGAGGCGGACGGTTGCGACCTTCCCGACGGCCAACCATGCTCTCACAGTGGAAGCCAGAGTACTGGCACTGGCAGCACAGCCTCGTCATCCTACTCCAGCTCAGCCACAACGGAAGAAGCCAAACCAACGATATACTACAACTATCCCGACCGACAGCCGCCACCTTTCGCAGCCGAGCACGCACTGGAGGAAGTCACCAGTTTCATAGAGCCGGAACACGACCCTTCGAACGATATCAACGTGACGTGCCGGGATGCGAGCATTGAGAAGGATCCGCTCTCACCGGAGGAAGCGCTGCGGGTGATACAGAGGCGGAACTTCCCAAAGGTCCTACCGGATCATCCGCGCTCCGGTGGGGCAACCATCGGCGCGTCCATGAAGCGTCGCTCCCTGCCTCCACAGTCCCTGTACGGACCGCTTCCCCACGGCACGCACAGTTTACGTCGGGACGCGACGAACGGTGGCCGACTAGTTCCAGCCCCTCCGCCCCGCATCTGCTCCACCCTCGGACGGCAGGCACGCACGAGCAAAAACTTTATCAGCTCACCCCCTATCGTGGCCGAAGAGCCTCCGGTTGCGGAAGAGCCCCCGATCGCACTGAACACCCTCCACGTTGGGCCCCTGCTGCCGACGCACCAGGAGAGCACCTACATGACCATGTCCAGGCAGAATTCGGTCAGCTCGGAGTGTGACCCTACCGTGCCGAGCCAGGAAGGAGACGAGCAAGAGGAAGCCACCCCACCGGTGGACATTATTTGCATCGAACACAAGCCGGAAAGCCACTACAGTTACGTACGGCCCGTTGCGTTGATGCGAACTCCGTCGTCTTTCAAGTGTCCCGAGTTGGTGCGACCGCTTGATGACGGGGCACAAAGGGCGGTGGATGGTGGTAGTCTCGATGCTGATGACGCTTCCCGGGTTCCCGAGCGGGATAAACTAAGTTCCGATTCGTCCGCCACCGATACTACTTCCGGAAGCACCGGAACGATCAAGAAACTGTAG